From Chloroflexota bacterium, the proteins below share one genomic window:
- a CDS encoding FAD-binding oxidoreductase has product MSSVIIVGGGIVGCAVALELAQAGWQVTLIERDCLGSGATAAGMGHIVVMDEGEAQLKLTLFGQQLWQALTADHPQQHEYHACGTLWVATDAEEWDLVAEKAAVYQQYQIACEILDAAALYAHEPALRAGLVGGLLVPNDSVVYPPKSAVYLWQQAEKHGATLVYGEVTTIQTNYVQLNDGRQLSADAIVVANGQRCIDLLPELPIRAKRGQLVITERYPALIKHQLVELSYIKNAHASSGDSVAFNLQPRPNGQLLIGSSRQFDRTDRQIDQQLLSQMLRKAIDYVPALADVRCLRTWTGVRAASPDGLPMIGQHPERAGLWLNVGHEGLGITTALSSARLLADQMLQRPSHLAIQPYLPRSLQQEQPQ; this is encoded by the coding sequence ATGAGCAGCGTGATCATTGTTGGCGGCGGGATTGTTGGCTGTGCAGTGGCACTGGAGTTGGCGCAAGCAGGCTGGCAAGTCACGCTGATCGAACGCGATTGCCTTGGCAGTGGCGCGACCGCTGCTGGCATGGGCCATATTGTGGTGATGGATGAGGGCGAGGCTCAATTAAAGCTGACCTTATTTGGCCAACAGCTTTGGCAAGCGCTCACCGCCGACCATCCGCAACAACACGAATATCATGCTTGCGGTACGTTATGGGTTGCCACCGATGCCGAAGAGTGGGATTTGGTGGCTGAAAAAGCCGCAGTTTATCAGCAATATCAGATTGCCTGTGAAATTTTGGATGCGGCGGCGCTGTATGCCCATGAACCAGCTCTACGAGCAGGCTTGGTCGGTGGTTTATTGGTTCCTAACGATAGCGTTGTTTATCCACCAAAAAGTGCAGTTTATTTATGGCAACAAGCTGAAAAGCACGGAGCCACGTTGGTTTATGGTGAAGTTACCACAATTCAAACCAATTATGTTCAATTAAATGATGGTCGCCAACTCAGCGCCGATGCGATTGTGGTTGCTAATGGCCAGCGCTGCATCGACCTCTTGCCCGAATTGCCAATTCGCGCCAAACGCGGCCAGTTGGTGATTACCGAACGTTATCCCGCGCTGATCAAGCATCAATTAGTCGAATTGAGCTACATCAAAAATGCGCATGCCAGCAGCGGCGATTCGGTGGCCTTCAATCTTCAGCCCCGACCCAACGGCCAATTGTTAATCGGCTCCTCACGCCAATTTGATCGCACTGATCGCCAGATCGATCAGCAATTGTTAAGCCAGATGTTGCGCAAGGCGATTGACTATGTCCCAGCCCTCGCCGATGTGCGTTGTCTGCGCACATGGACAGGCGTGCGGGCGGCCTCGCCTGATGGTTTGCCGATGATCGGCCAGCATCCAGAGCGTGCAGGCCTATGGTTGAATGTTGGCCACGAAGGCTTGGGCATAACCACTGCCTTGAGCAGCGCCCGCTTATTGGCCGACCAAATGCTTCAGCGCCCATCACACCTTGCGATCCAGCCCTATTTGCCACGCAGCTTGCAGCAGGAGCAGCCGCAATGA
- a CDS encoding (2Fe-2S)-binding protein produces MKQIRISINGTEYHVAEHSNLAAVLMDKAIANRRSVTGEPRMAVCGMGSCGECRVTINQQAHQLACLQQCCEGMEVNCEP; encoded by the coding sequence ATGAAGCAAATTCGCATTTCAATCAATGGTACAGAGTATCACGTAGCTGAGCATAGCAATCTAGCGGCGGTGCTGATGGATAAAGCCATCGCCAATCGACGTTCGGTCACAGGCGAGCCACGCATGGCGGTTTGTGGGATGGGCAGTTGTGGCGAGTGCCGCGTGACCATCAATCAGCAAGCTCATCAATTGGCCTGTTTGCAGCAATGTTGCGAGGGCATGGAGGTGAATTGTGAGCCTTAA
- a CDS encoding NAD(P)/FAD-dependent oxidoreductase — protein MSLNVVIVGAGPAGLAAAWSASQSNANVTLIDQADQAGGQIWRGGQGYAPKRYQHLFFQHTALQYRKQTHVLGASEQQLYLATPQGPQQLRYDRLILANGARELFLPFPGWTLPKVVGVGGLQALVKGGLPIVGKRVVIAGSGPLLIAVASQLKQRGAIIKAVVEQAPIAQLLRFGRSLVGHPTKMLQAAQSAQALANTPFYVNTWIIAAEGEGEVQQVQLSNGQRIECDYLACSWGLIANTELAQQLGCRLEQGFVVVDRSQHTSRDQVYAVGELTGIGGEDKAVIEGQIAGFVATGNYQAASQLAQQQAQAWQFSQQLAASFALRPELRQLAQANTIVCRCEDVTFGQLQSQPSWRSAKLQTRCGMGICQGRVCGGATQYLFGWSQDSVRFPIHSVSVADLVMESV, from the coding sequence GTGAGCCTTAATGTCGTGATCGTTGGCGCTGGGCCAGCCGGATTGGCCGCAGCTTGGAGCGCCAGCCAAAGCAACGCCAACGTCACCCTGATTGATCAAGCCGATCAGGCTGGGGGCCAGATTTGGCGCGGTGGCCAAGGTTATGCGCCCAAGCGTTATCAACATTTGTTTTTTCAACATACCGCACTGCAATATCGCAAACAAACCCACGTGCTTGGGGCAAGCGAGCAACAATTGTATTTAGCCACGCCCCAAGGGCCGCAACAACTGCGCTACGATCGGCTGATTTTGGCCAACGGCGCACGCGAATTGTTCTTGCCATTTCCAGGCTGGACGTTGCCCAAAGTGGTGGGCGTAGGTGGCTTGCAAGCGTTGGTCAAGGGTGGCTTGCCAATCGTTGGCAAACGAGTGGTAATTGCTGGCAGCGGGCCATTGCTAATTGCAGTTGCCAGCCAATTAAAGCAGCGTGGCGCAATCATCAAAGCCGTGGTTGAACAAGCACCTATCGCCCAGCTTTTACGCTTTGGGCGGAGCTTGGTTGGTCATCCTACAAAAATGCTGCAAGCCGCTCAAAGTGCGCAAGCCTTAGCGAATACACCGTTTTATGTCAATACATGGATCATAGCGGCTGAGGGTGAAGGAGAAGTGCAGCAAGTCCAATTAAGCAACGGTCAACGGATCGAATGCGATTATTTGGCCTGTAGTTGGGGATTAATCGCCAACACCGAGCTAGCTCAGCAACTTGGTTGTCGCCTTGAACAAGGTTTTGTCGTCGTTGATCGCAGCCAACACACCAGCCGCGACCAGGTATATGCAGTTGGCGAATTAACGGGGATTGGTGGCGAAGATAAAGCCGTGATCGAAGGCCAAATTGCTGGGTTTGTGGCAACTGGCAATTATCAAGCAGCCAGTCAATTAGCGCAGCAGCAAGCCCAAGCTTGGCAATTTAGTCAACAATTAGCCGCAAGTTTCGCCCTACGCCCCGAATTGCGTCAACTTGCCCAAGCCAATACCATTGTTTGTCGTTGCGAAGACGTGACATTTGGGCAATTGCAAAGCCAACCAAGCTGGCGCAGCGCCAAACTACAAACTCGCTGCGGCATGGGCATTTGTCAAGGGCGGGTGTGTGGCGGGGCAACGCAGTATTTATTCGGTTGGAGTCAAGATAGCGTGCGCTTTCCAATTCATTCGGTCAGCGTCGCCGATTTAGTTATGGAGTCAGTATGA
- a CDS encoding dihydrodipicolinate synthase family protein has protein sequence MSMWHGVIPAITTRFNHDGSVDHGFLAEHCAWMLDAGCVGIVPLGSLGEGATLSAAEKRAILQTCVKVAGSNSVIPGIAALSTAESCQLAQIAAAEGCAGLMVLPPYLYSTDWREMQAHMSAVISATELPVMIYNNPVAYRTDFVPSQIAELAQRHANVQAVKESSTDVRRVTAIRAELGQRLEILVGVDDAIVEGIAAGAVGWIAGLVNAFPHESVELFQLAQAVAAGHGDRARLDEIYAWFLPLLRLDTVPKFVQLIKLTQAMVGMGSETVRAPRLELVGVEREAAVSVIEQALARRQELWP, from the coding sequence ATGAGCATGTGGCATGGAGTTATTCCAGCAATCACCACCCGTTTTAATCACGATGGTAGCGTTGATCATGGATTTTTGGCCGAGCACTGTGCTTGGATGTTGGATGCTGGCTGTGTTGGGATCGTGCCGCTTGGCTCGCTGGGCGAGGGCGCAACGCTTAGCGCCGCCGAAAAACGGGCAATTTTACAAACCTGCGTCAAAGTGGCTGGCTCGAACTCAGTAATCCCAGGCATTGCGGCGCTTTCAACTGCCGAATCCTGTCAGCTAGCCCAAATCGCCGCTGCCGAAGGCTGCGCAGGCCTAATGGTACTGCCACCTTATCTCTACTCGACCGATTGGCGCGAAATGCAAGCCCATATGAGCGCCGTGATCAGCGCCACCGAACTACCAGTGATGATCTACAACAACCCAGTGGCCTATCGCACCGATTTTGTGCCCAGCCAAATTGCCGAATTAGCGCAACGCCATGCCAATGTGCAAGCGGTCAAAGAATCGAGCACCGATGTGCGACGGGTGACGGCGATTCGGGCCGAGCTTGGCCAACGCCTCGAAATTCTGGTTGGGGTTGATGATGCAATTGTTGAGGGCATCGCGGCTGGGGCGGTTGGCTGGATCGCAGGCTTGGTCAATGCTTTTCCACACGAATCGGTTGAGCTATTTCAACTAGCTCAAGCTGTCGCCGCAGGCCATGGCGATCGTGCCCGACTCGACGAGATCTATGCTTGGTTCTTGCCATTATTGCGGCTCGACACCGTGCCAAAATTTGTCCAATTGATTAAACTCACCCAAGCGATGGTCGGCATGGGCAGCGAAACTGTGCGAGCACCACGGCTGGAATTAGTTGGAGTCGAGCGTGAAGCCGCCGTCAGCGTGATTGAACAAGCTTTGGCGCGGCGACAGGAGTTATGGCCATGA
- a CDS encoding aldehyde dehydrogenase (NADP(+)), producing MKPILINGEWQIGDYVGSFHATNPTTTQAFTTEYPISGRGDLELALSAGVAASRALAQSSPEQRAKFLEGYADLIEAKRQELSTIAHSETGLPIEPRLNSVELSRTVNQLRQAAQAVRNHTWELATIDSKANIRSLYGSLAAPVAIFGPNNFPFAYNTIAGSDFASAIAAGNAVIAKGHPSHPATTELLAELAHQAVIAAGLPAASVQLLYGLPDELGLALVSHPLIGAIGFTGSRRAGLALKAAADQAGKAIYLEMSSINPVVMLAGAVTERAEALAAEFAGSCTLGAGQFCTNPGLLMLEHSAASADFIAATKAHFSQHPSLTLLNHGVLAGLEQGIEHLQDAGAQVLVGGHVLDDGYRYANSLLYVAGNSFLANPQALSHEVFGPVSLIVECADQAEVLRVLDCLEGNLTGSIYSSSNGTDEAFYQIVAEHLRSKVGRLLNDKMPTGVAVSSAMNHGGPYPATGHAGWTAVGFPATIRRFAALHCYDNVRESRLPSILQNANPQAIWRLVDGQWSNAGID from the coding sequence ATGAAACCAATTTTGATCAACGGCGAATGGCAAATTGGCGATTACGTTGGTAGTTTTCATGCGACCAACCCAACCACAACCCAAGCATTCACCACTGAATATCCGATTTCGGGGCGCGGCGATTTAGAATTAGCGTTGAGTGCGGGGGTTGCGGCTTCGCGTGCGTTAGCCCAAAGCAGCCCTGAGCAACGTGCCAAATTTCTCGAAGGCTATGCCGATTTGATCGAGGCCAAGCGCCAAGAACTGAGCACAATCGCCCATAGCGAAACTGGCCTGCCGATCGAACCCCGCTTGAACAGTGTTGAACTGTCACGCACCGTCAATCAACTACGCCAAGCGGCGCAAGCTGTGCGCAACCACACATGGGAACTGGCAACGATCGACAGCAAAGCTAATATTCGCTCGCTGTATGGTAGTTTAGCTGCGCCCGTGGCTATTTTTGGACCAAATAACTTCCCATTTGCCTATAATACGATTGCTGGCAGCGATTTTGCCTCGGCGATTGCTGCTGGGAATGCCGTAATCGCCAAAGGCCACCCAAGCCACCCCGCCACCACCGAATTACTGGCCGAATTAGCCCATCAAGCTGTGATCGCAGCTGGTTTGCCTGCGGCGAGTGTGCAATTGCTGTATGGTTTGCCCGATGAATTGGGCTTGGCATTGGTCAGTCATCCTTTAATTGGGGCGATTGGTTTTACTGGCTCGCGCCGAGCGGGGTTGGCGCTCAAGGCTGCCGCCGATCAAGCGGGCAAGGCAATTTACCTTGAAATGTCGAGCATCAACCCGGTGGTGATGTTAGCTGGGGCCGTGACTGAGCGGGCCGAAGCGCTTGCCGCCGAATTTGCTGGCTCGTGTACCTTGGGCGCTGGCCAATTCTGCACCAACCCTGGCTTATTAATGTTGGAGCATTCAGCGGCCAGTGCTGATTTTATTGCAGCTACCAAAGCGCACTTTAGCCAACACCCTAGCCTGACCCTGCTCAACCATGGGGTTTTGGCTGGGCTTGAACAGGGTATTGAGCATTTACAAGATGCTGGGGCACAGGTTTTGGTTGGTGGGCATGTGTTGGATGATGGGTATCGCTATGCCAATAGTTTGCTGTACGTTGCGGGCAATAGCTTTTTGGCCAATCCCCAAGCGCTCAGCCACGAAGTCTTTGGGCCAGTCAGCTTGATTGTCGAATGCGCCGACCAAGCCGAAGTATTGCGAGTACTCGATTGTCTTGAGGGCAATTTGACGGGCAGCATCTACAGCAGCAGCAACGGGACAGATGAAGCCTTTTATCAAATTGTTGCCGAGCACTTACGCTCCAAAGTTGGGCGTTTGCTCAACGATAAAATGCCCACCGGCGTGGCCGTCAGCTCAGCCATGAACCATGGCGGACCGTATCCCGCGACAGGCCATGCAGGCTGGACGGCGGTTGGCTTTCCCGCAACGATTCGGCGTTTTGCCGCACTGCACTGCTACGACAATGTGCGCGAATCACGCTTGCCAAGCATTCTGCAAAACGCTAATCCTCAGGCGATTTGGCGCTTGGTTGATGGCCAGTGGAGTAATGCTGGCATTGATTAG
- a CDS encoding ATP-binding protein produces MSAFPLREFASTVQASVDSGPQFPNEPTSIDETGLGMGFIADLVLKVIYFNGTISAQRISEQTCLPYLNVIDKVLQFLKMSEYVDIVGAEQGFGERAYQYVTTLQGSRKVNEVLERSQYAGPAPVPLASYIEMVNRQSIGGMTINQQRIREAFKDLVINDEMLDKIGPAANSARSLFLYGPPGNGKTTIAEGISRIMGGSVMLPYAVEIDGQVIKLYDPLNHSILTKPEMRQDDTPAPFGAVATTMPPAPDRRWLHCKRPRVMVGGELILEQLELIFDPISKVYEAPYQMKANGGLFLIDDFGRQRCRPEELLNRWIVPLEKKIDFLALQTGKKIEIPFDVLIVFSTNLDPKGLVDDAFLRRIRHKIEVANPTPNEYRDIFRIVCKAKGVPYSDDGLRYLIQEHYFKVNRELRCCHPRDLLDQVLDEAKYRGQQPQMNKELLDRACEAYFVKM; encoded by the coding sequence ATGTCTGCGTTTCCTTTACGTGAATTTGCTTCGACTGTTCAAGCATCCGTTGATAGTGGGCCACAATTTCCCAACGAACCAACGTCAATTGACGAAACTGGGCTTGGGATGGGTTTTATTGCCGATCTTGTTCTTAAAGTTATTTATTTCAATGGCACCATTAGCGCCCAACGGATTTCTGAACAAACCTGCTTGCCCTACCTCAACGTGATCGACAAAGTTTTGCAATTTCTCAAAATGAGCGAATATGTCGATATCGTTGGGGCTGAACAAGGCTTTGGTGAACGCGCCTATCAATATGTCACGACCCTTCAAGGCTCGCGCAAAGTCAACGAAGTATTAGAGCGCTCACAGTATGCTGGCCCAGCCCCTGTGCCGCTCGCTTCCTACATCGAGATGGTCAATCGCCAGTCAATCGGCGGCATGACCATCAATCAACAACGCATCCGCGAAGCCTTCAAGGATCTGGTGATCAACGACGAGATGCTGGATAAAATTGGCCCTGCCGCCAACTCAGCCCGCTCGTTGTTCCTGTATGGCCCACCAGGCAATGGCAAAACCACAATCGCCGAAGGTATCTCGCGCATTATGGGTGGCTCAGTAATGCTGCCCTACGCAGTTGAAATCGATGGTCAAGTGATCAAGCTCTATGATCCACTTAACCATAGCATTTTAACCAAGCCCGAAATGCGCCAAGATGATACACCTGCCCCATTCGGCGCGGTTGCCACCACCATGCCGCCTGCTCCCGACCGACGTTGGCTGCACTGCAAGCGCCCCCGCGTGATGGTTGGCGGCGAACTGATTTTGGAACAATTAGAATTAATCTTCGATCCCATTTCCAAAGTCTATGAAGCACCCTACCAAATGAAGGCCAATGGTGGTTTATTCCTGATCGACGACTTTGGGCGGCAACGCTGTCGGCCTGAAGAGTTGTTGAACCGTTGGATTGTGCCACTCGAAAAGAAAATCGACTTTTTGGCGCTGCAAACTGGCAAAAAGATCGAAATTCCCTTCGATGTGTTGATCGTCTTTTCGACCAACCTTGACCCCAAGGGCTTGGTCGATGATGCCTTCTTGCGACGGATTCGGCATAAAATCGAGGTTGCCAACCCAACCCCCAACGAATATCGCGATATTTTCCGAATCGTTTGCAAAGCCAAGGGCGTGCCCTACAGCGATGATGGCTTGCGCTATTTGATTCAGGAACATTATTTCAAAGTTAACCGTGAGTTGCGCTGCTGTCACCCACGCGATTTGCTTGATCAAGTGCTTGATGAAGCGAAATATCGTGGTCAACAGCCCCAAATGAACAAAGAACTTTTGGATCGGGCTTGCGAAGCCTATTTTGTCAAAATGTAG
- a CDS encoding CpaF family protein, protein MSLLKRLGSTPTSPEPTPPAQPVQPMAGEQSMPEYRSSSLTPLSPPPPPAPSSPPMPGGNLSALAGSSSGLSGGTINTSGFLVLADRDAHRKLLELSLWIVDKIQASVGSQTQLQRNEDSERLIQERFTTFVRQSTTNLDQDGTKLLYQMVLDELFGFGPLEQLIRDDTITEIMVNSATVVYVEQKGKLTLSPVIFASEDHVLKVIDRIIRPLGRRVDRKWPMVDARLPDGSRVNAIIPPCAIDGSSLSIRKFSKKKLQVSDLINYGSMTKEMADFLNACVVSAMNLIVSGGTGSGKTTLLNVLSNFIPDHYRICTIEDSAELQLGKDHVIRLESKPADVDGSGLVTIRDLVKNSLRMRPDRIVVGEIRDGAALDLLQAMNTGHDGSMSTVHANTPRDAIRRLETLALMSGLDLPVAVIREQIASAVHVIVQQARLRDGSRKVVAVTEVQGMESGQVVLQDIFIFEDQGTAPDGKVMGVLRPTGTRPRFTPVLEAKGFKLPPSIFGATFPGMRR, encoded by the coding sequence ATGTCACTTCTCAAACGTCTTGGAAGCACGCCAACAAGCCCAGAGCCAACTCCTCCTGCTCAGCCAGTTCAACCGATGGCTGGCGAACAATCAATGCCTGAATATCGCTCATCATCGTTGACTCCACTGAGCCCGCCACCACCACCAGCACCATCATCGCCACCCATGCCTGGCGGTAACCTCAGTGCTTTGGCAGGCTCTAGCTCTGGGCTAAGTGGCGGTACGATCAACACCAGCGGCTTTTTGGTCTTGGCCGATCGCGATGCCCACCGCAAATTGCTTGAGCTTTCGCTCTGGATTGTCGATAAAATTCAGGCTTCGGTCGGTTCGCAAACCCAACTACAACGCAACGAAGATTCTGAGCGCCTGATTCAAGAGCGCTTTACTACCTTTGTGCGTCAATCCACCACCAATCTCGACCAAGATGGCACCAAATTGCTCTATCAAATGGTGCTCGATGAATTATTTGGCTTCGGACCACTTGAGCAATTGATTCGCGACGATACCATTACTGAAATTATGGTCAACAGCGCCACAGTGGTGTATGTTGAACAAAAAGGTAAATTAACCCTTTCGCCAGTCATTTTTGCCTCGGAAGATCATGTGCTCAAAGTGATTGACCGAATTATTCGGCCACTCGGGCGACGGGTTGACCGCAAATGGCCCATGGTCGATGCGCGTTTGCCCGATGGTTCGCGGGTCAACGCCATCATCCCACCTTGTGCAATTGATGGCTCTTCGCTGAGTATTCGTAAATTCTCCAAGAAGAAACTCCAAGTCAGCGATTTGATCAATTATGGCTCGATGACCAAGGAAATGGCCGACTTCCTGAATGCCTGTGTGGTCAGCGCCATGAACTTGATCGTCTCGGGTGGTACTGGCTCAGGGAAAACGACGCTCCTCAACGTGCTTTCCAACTTCATTCCTGATCACTACCGGATTTGTACAATCGAAGACTCAGCCGAACTACAACTTGGCAAAGATCACGTGATTCGGCTTGAATCCAAGCCTGCCGATGTTGATGGTTCGGGTTTGGTCACGATTCGCGACCTTGTGAAGAACTCGCTGCGGATGCGCCCTGACCGCATTGTGGTAGGGGAAATTCGTGACGGCGCGGCGCTCGACTTGCTCCAAGCGATGAACACTGGCCACGACGGCTCAATGTCTACCGTTCACGCCAACACCCCACGCGACGCAATTCGCCGTTTGGAAACCTTGGCATTGATGTCGGGGCTTGATTTACCAGTTGCGGTTATTCGCGAACAAATTGCCTCGGCAGTACACGTGATTGTGCAGCAAGCCCGTTTGCGCGATGGCTCACGGAAAGTCGTAGCAGTAACCGAGGTTCAAGGCATGGAAAGCGGTCAGGTCGTATTGCAAGATATCTTCATCTTTGAAGATCAAGGTACTGCGCCAGATGGCAAAGTGATGGGTGTGCTGCGGCCAACTGGGACGCGCCCACGCTTTACCCCAGTGCTCGAAGCCAAGGGCTTCAAATTGCCTCCATCAATCTTCGGCGCAACCTTCCCCGGCATGCGGCGCTAA
- a CDS encoding GNAT family N-acetyltransferase, giving the protein MQAVAQYLKRPATLDDIPAATALINRCSMEEANVIEIDEAELGVEWQSSNFNIATDSLTIWDGETLIGVTGVFSEEPYVHGYGWTRVHSDYAADNIQQQLLDWLDERVSQDIAKAPSDAAVSLYHGVLSTNHEVAKSLNDHGYSLVRHFWRMVIELADYTPQPVQLPEGLIIRPYDPATELPAVVHAVRDSFRDHWGYVESPFEQELKQWQEMIAREPNYDPALFYVICDGDQIAAIALCWKHITEDSTMGWVGTLGVCRPWRRKGLAKALLYHAFNEFSSRGQARVGLGVDASSLTGATKVYADVGMKPVRQFDRYQKVLRPGIEIGTETAEA; this is encoded by the coding sequence ATGCAAGCAGTAGCCCAATATCTTAAACGTCCAGCAACCTTGGACGATATTCCAGCAGCAACCGCATTAATTAATCGTTGCTCAATGGAAGAAGCCAACGTGATCGAAATTGATGAAGCTGAACTAGGAGTAGAATGGCAGAGTTCAAATTTCAACATTGCCACTGATAGCCTAACAATCTGGGATGGCGAAACATTAATCGGCGTGACTGGGGTGTTCAGCGAAGAACCATATGTCCATGGCTATGGCTGGACACGGGTTCATAGCGATTATGCCGCCGACAATATTCAACAACAATTGTTGGATTGGCTCGATGAGCGCGTCAGCCAAGATATTGCCAAGGCACCAAGTGATGCTGCGGTTAGTTTATATCACGGCGTGCTCAGCACCAATCACGAAGTCGCCAAGAGCCTGAACGACCATGGCTATAGTTTGGTACGCCATTTCTGGCGCATGGTTATTGAATTGGCTGATTACACACCGCAGCCCGTACAATTACCCGAAGGTTTGATTATTCGGCCATACGATCCAGCAACCGAATTGCCAGCAGTAGTCCATGCAGTCCGCGATTCGTTCCGCGATCACTGGGGTTATGTCGAATCGCCATTTGAACAAGAACTCAAACAATGGCAAGAGATGATCGCCCGTGAGCCAAATTATGATCCAGCGCTGTTCTATGTGATTTGTGATGGCGACCAAATTGCTGCAATCGCACTATGTTGGAAGCACATTACCGAAGATTCCACGATGGGTTGGGTTGGCACATTGGGAGTTTGTCGGCCATGGCGGCGCAAGGGCTTAGCCAAAGCCTTGCTCTACCACGCCTTCAACGAATTTAGCAGCCGTGGTCAAGCGCGAGTTGGTTTAGGGGTCGATGCCTCAAGCCTAACCGGCGCAACCAAAGTTTACGCCGACGTTGGCATGAAGCCTGTGCGCCAGTTCGACCGCTATCAAAAAGTGCTACGGCCTGGCATCGAAATTGGCACCGAAACCGCCGAAGCCTAA
- a CDS encoding YciI family protein — protein MAHFMLEITYTVPLEQIETKLAEHRAFLQTGYDQGWLLCSGPQNPRIGGIVIARAPSLKALQALFANDPYQIANFADYRFVEFNPVKFQPWLEDWVNGSVE, from the coding sequence ATGGCCCATTTTATGTTAGAAATTACCTATACCGTGCCGCTTGAGCAAATTGAAACCAAATTGGCCGAGCATCGCGCATTTTTGCAAACAGGCTACGATCAAGGTTGGTTGCTCTGTTCTGGCCCACAAAATCCACGCATCGGCGGAATTGTGATTGCCCGTGCACCATCCCTTAAAGCCTTGCAAGCCTTGTTTGCTAACGATCCATATCAGATTGCCAATTTTGCTGATTATCGTTTTGTTGAGTTTAATCCGGTTAAATTTCAGCCATGGCTTGAAGATTGGGTCAACGGCAGCGTTGAATAA
- a CDS encoding isoaspartyl peptidase/L-asparaginase, whose amino-acid sequence MIALIVHGGAWNMPDDQVEAHKQGCLAALAAGWAVLAQGGTALDAVEAAVRVLEDDPTFDAGVGSFLNAIGEVELDAGIMDGASMRAGSVAAVQRVRHPISVARQVLESDYVLIVGNGAEQFAIEHGAELCDPAELVVERERQRWQEQQANPQYKGRDAFHSAHDTVGAVALDSFGTIAAATSTGGIPNKLPGRVGDSPLVGSGLYADNETGGCSTTGWGESIMKVCLAKSVADQLRTATPHEAAKANIAFLERRVQGLAGCIVLNAQGEFGWAHNTPRMAFAYQRGDEPAVAAVHADEPLLND is encoded by the coding sequence ATGATCGCCCTGATTGTCCATGGTGGGGCTTGGAATATGCCCGATGATCAAGTTGAGGCCCACAAACAAGGCTGTTTAGCGGCACTAGCGGCTGGTTGGGCTGTGTTGGCGCAAGGGGGAACTGCGCTCGATGCAGTTGAGGCAGCGGTGCGGGTGCTCGAAGATGACCCGACATTTGATGCTGGGGTGGGTTCGTTTCTCAATGCGATTGGCGAAGTTGAATTGGATGCAGGGATTATGGATGGCGCAAGTATGCGGGCTGGCTCGGTCGCCGCAGTCCAACGGGTGCGCCATCCGATTAGTGTTGCTCGTCAAGTGCTGGAAAGCGATTATGTGTTGATTGTTGGCAATGGCGCTGAACAATTTGCAATCGAGCATGGCGCGGAGTTGTGCGATCCAGCGGAGTTGGTGGTGGAGCGCGAACGCCAGCGATGGCAGGAGCAACAAGCTAACCCGCAATATAAAGGCCGTGATGCGTTTCATTCGGCCCATGATACGGTTGGGGCAGTGGCGCTCGACAGTTTTGGCACAATTGCCGCAGCTACTTCGACCGGTGGGATTCCCAATAAATTGCCGGGGCGGGTTGGCGATTCGCCTTTGGTTGGCAGTGGTTTATATGCCGATAACGAAACTGGCGGCTGCTCAACAACTGGTTGGGGTGAATCGATTATGAAGGTTTGCCTTGCCAAAAGCGTAGCTGATCAGCTACGAACTGCTACCCCGCATGAGGCGGCTAAGGCCAATATAGCCTTTTTGGAGCGACGGGTGCAAGGCTTAGCGGGCTGTATCGTGTTGAATGCCCAAGGTGAATTTGGCTGGGCGCATAATACACCGCGCATGGCGTTTGCCTATCAACGTGGCGATGAGCCAGCCGTGGCAGCGGTGCACGCCGATGAGCCATTGTTGAACGATTAA